One genomic region from Carettochelys insculpta isolate YL-2023 chromosome 4, ASM3395843v1, whole genome shotgun sequence encodes:
- the LOC142012089 gene encoding toll-like receptor 2 type-2, translated as MTKQICRVWIFCVVLTTNPSDEKVTNQLCPSCDATHFCDCSSRNLSTIPSGLTIDVIRLNLSYNSIKHVRENDFKRSVNLRVLLLQFNQIWTIDNGSFIFLRKLEHLDLSNNKLTNLSPSWFGHLFSLRHLNIQGNLYSTLGDNPLFSNLKTLRSLHLGNNNSFSAIRKQDFDGITVLEQLEIHGQRLRQYESGSLTTVNNISHIILNLNDVQVLSLMLEDLINSAICLELRKVAFRTPDESSMLEPMSRSIMEKLVLKNVLFTDASIARVLNILGQAKHFLELEMDNSVLQGTGLWNEQIEINRESSFEVLTIRSLFIEKFYLFSDLSGMENLIVNIIKITVVNTNVFLVPCNIARHFSSLLYLDLSENLLADPNLKHSSCEGAWPLLQTFNLSQNSLGDLGMTGQSLSHLKHLTHLDISRNNFGQIPESCQWPENLKYFNISGSQITTLTPCVPQTLEILDVSSNNLNDFRLKLPFLKELYISKNNLKTLPATVYIPDLVALRINRNKLTSFSKEEFDSFRKMETLDAGNNNFICSCEFLALIQYQEAITTVLANWPENYICDSPSSVRGQQVKTARLSVFECHTVLAVSSVCTVVLLVILLIVILGYKFHMLWYMRMTWAWLQAKRKPKKSHNQDFSYDAFVSYSERDTEWVENLLVQELEYSAPPFKLCLHKRDFLPGKWIIDNIIDSIEKSRKTLFVLSEHFVQSEWCKYELDFSHFRLFDENNDAAVLILLEPIKEQTIPKRFCKLRKIMNTKTYLEWPLDENQQQIFWNSLKAALKS; from the coding sequence ATGACTAAGCAGATCTGCCGAGTATGGATCTTCTGCGTGGTCTTAACTACAAATCCTTCTGATGAAAAAGTTACAAACCAGCTGTGTCCTTCATGTGATGCCACTCATTTTTGTGATTGTTCTTCAAGAAATTTAAGCACCATTCCTTCTGGGCTAACAATTGATGTCATTAGGCTAAATCTGTCCTACAATAGTATAAAACATGTCAGAGAAAATGATTTCAAACGGAGTGTGAATCTCAGAGTGCTACTGCTGCAATTCAATCAAATCTGGACAATAGATAATGGTTCTTTCATTTTCCTTAGAAAATTGGAACATTTGGATTTATCAAATAATAAGTTGACTAACTTGTCACCCAGTTGGTTTGGACATCTTTTTTCCTTGAGGCACCTAAATATACAGGGGAATTTATATAGCACACTTGGGGACAATCCCTTGTTTTCTAATCTCAAAACTCTGAGATCTCTGCACTTAGGAAATAACAATTCTTTCTCTGCTATTCGGAAGCAAGACTTTGATGGAATTACAGTTCTTGAACAGCTTGAAATTCATGGTCAAAGGCTCAGACAATACGAATCAGGGAGTTTGACAACAGTTAACAACATAAGTCATATCATCTTAAACCTAAATGATGTTCAGGTGTTATCACTGATGTTAGAAGATCTTATAAATTCTGCAATATGTTTAGAGCTAAGAAAGGTAGCCTTCAGGACACCTGATGAATCTTCAATGTTAGAGCCAATGAGTCGTTCTATCATGGAGAAACTTGTGTTAAAAAATGTTCTCTTTACTGATGCAAGTATTGCCAGAGTTTTAAACATCTTAGGGCAAGCTAAACATTTTTTGGAGCTGGAGATGGACAACTCCgtcctgcaggggactggactatgGAATGAGCAAATAGAAATAAACAGAGAAAGCTCCTTTGAAGTCCTCACGATACGGAGCTTATTTATAGAAAAATTTTACTTGTTTTCAGATCTTAGTGGTATGGAAAATCTTATAGTTAATATTATCAAAATCACAGTTGTAAATACCAATGTCTTCTTGGTGCCTTGCAACATTGCAAGacatttttcctctctcctttatCTTGATCTCAGTGAAAATTTGCTCGCAGATCCAAATTTGAAACATTCATCCTGTGAGGGTGCGTGGCCCTTGCTGCAAACTTTCAATTTAAGTCAAAATTCTTTGGGTGATTTAGGAATGACAGGGCAAAGTCTATCTCATCTAAAACACCTTACTCACCTAGATATTAGCCGAAACAATTTTGGGCAGATTCCAGAATCATGTCAATGGCCAGAAAACCTGAAATATTTCAATATCTCAGGCAGTCAAATAACCACATTAACACCCTGTGTTCCTCAAACTCTTGAAATTTTGGATGTTAGTAGTAATAACCTCAATGATTTTAGATTAAAGCTACCGTTTCTCAAAGAGCTCTACATTtcaaagaacaatttaaaaacttTGCCAGCCACTGTATATATTCCTGACTTAGTGGCCCTGAGAATCAACAGAAACAAACTAACCAGTTTCTCAAAGGAAGAATTCGATTCATTCAGGAAAATGGAGACACTGGATGCTGGTAACAATAATTTTATCTGCTCTTGTGAATTTCTTGCTTTGATTCAGTATCAGGAGGCAATAACTACTGTGTTGGCTAACTGGCCAGAAAACTACATCTGTGACTCTCCATCTTCTGTGAGAGGACAGCAGGTGAAAACTGCTCGGCTTTCAGTGTTTGAATGTCACACAGTTTTGGCTGTGTCCTCTGTTTGCACTGTGGTTCTCTTGGTAATCCTGCTTATTGTGATCCTGGGCTACAAATTCCACATGCTGTGGTACATGAGAATGACCTGGGCTTGGCTTCAAGCCAAAAGGAAACCCAAGAAATCGCACAACCAGGACTTCTCTTATGATGCGTTTGTTTCCTACAGTGAAAGAGACACTGAGTGGGTGGAAAACTTACTGGTGCAAGAGCTCGAGTATTCGGCCCCCCCATTTAAACTGTGCCTTCATAAACGGGACTTTTTGCCTGGGAAGTGGATCATTGACAACATCATTGACTCCATTGAAAAAAGTCGCAAAACTCTGTTTGTCCTGTCCGAGCACTTTGTGCAGAGCGAGTGGTGCAAGTACGAGCTGGACTTCTCACATTTCCGTCTCTTTGATGAGAATAATGATGCAGCAGTTTTGATCCTTTTGGAGCCCATTAAGGAGCAAACAATTCCCAAAAGATTCTGTAAACTGCGGAAAATAATGAACACAAAGACCTACCTTGAATGGCCTCTTGATGAAAATCAGCAGcaaatattttggaatagtttgAAAGCAGCATTAAAATCCTAG